In one window of Thermus aquaticus DNA:
- a CDS encoding uroporphyrinogen-III synthase has translation MRMAYAGLRRKEEFKALAERLGFIPLLFPVQATEKVPVPEYEDRLRELDRGVDLFLATTGVGIKDLLRAAQDLGLDLKKPLEKAFRLARGAKAARALREIGLTPHAVGDGTSQSLLPLLPQGSGVAALQLYGKPLPLLEGALRARGYRVLPLLPYRHLPDPEGILRLEEAVLGGEVDALAFVAAIQVEFLFEGAKDPKALAEALNPRVKALAVGRVTADALREWGVRPFYVDETERLGSLLQGFKRALQKEVA, from the coding sequence ATGCGCATGGCCTACGCCGGACTGAGGCGCAAGGAGGAGTTCAAGGCCCTGGCGGAGCGGCTCGGCTTTATCCCCCTCCTCTTTCCCGTCCAGGCCACGGAGAAGGTCCCCGTGCCCGAGTACGAGGACCGCCTCCGGGAGCTTGACCGGGGCGTGGACCTCTTCTTGGCCACCACGGGGGTGGGGATCAAGGACCTCCTGAGGGCCGCCCAGGACCTCGGGCTGGACCTCAAGAAGCCCCTAGAAAAGGCCTTCCGCCTGGCCCGGGGAGCCAAGGCGGCCAGGGCCCTCCGGGAGATCGGCCTTACGCCCCACGCCGTAGGGGACGGCACCTCTCAAAGCCTTCTCCCCCTCCTCCCCCAAGGCAGCGGCGTGGCCGCCCTCCAGCTTTACGGCAAACCCCTGCCCCTCCTGGAGGGGGCCCTGCGGGCTCGGGGCTACCGGGTCCTGCCCCTTCTCCCCTACCGCCACCTTCCCGACCCCGAGGGGATCCTGCGCCTGGAGGAGGCCGTGCTTGGGGGGGAAGTGGACGCCCTGGCCTTCGTAGCCGCCATCCAGGTGGAGTTCCTCTTTGAAGGGGCCAAGGACCCCAAGGCCCTGGCGGAGGCCCTCAACCCCCGGGTCAAGGCCCTGGCCGTGGGCCGGGTGACCGCCGATGCCTTAAGGGAGTGGGGGGTGAGGCCCTTCTACGTGGACGAGACCGAGCGCCTGGGAAGCCTCCTCCAAGGCTTCAAAAGGGCGCTGCAGAAGGAGGTAGCATGA
- a CDS encoding precorrin-2 dehydrogenase/sirohydrochlorin ferrochelatase family protein — MTYFPLMLDLRDRPVLLIGGGPETKAKLQALLEAGARVTVLAPEDRFGLKELAAQGRIRWIPRGYREGDLEGYVLVVSHPEDKGIHPWIRAEAERRRIFLVAVDDPQNASAILPAVLRRGELVVALSTSGAAPALAVRLKERLARLFPESYGALVAYLRTLRPRIAQIPSFSARKELWYRIVDQALEELDLDPKEGLPRAIQRAEETLSEVEAWTR, encoded by the coding sequence ATGACCTACTTCCCCCTGATGCTGGACCTAAGGGACCGCCCCGTCCTCCTCATCGGGGGCGGCCCCGAGACAAAGGCCAAGCTTCAGGCCCTCCTAGAGGCGGGAGCCCGGGTCACGGTCCTGGCCCCGGAGGACCGGTTCGGCCTTAAGGAGCTGGCGGCCCAAGGGAGGATCCGCTGGATCCCCCGGGGCTACCGGGAGGGGGACCTCGAGGGCTACGTCCTGGTGGTGAGCCACCCCGAGGACAAGGGGATCCACCCCTGGATCAGGGCGGAAGCGGAGCGGCGGAGGATCTTCCTGGTGGCCGTGGACGACCCACAAAACGCCAGCGCCATCCTCCCCGCCGTCCTGAGGCGCGGGGAGCTCGTGGTAGCCCTCTCCACCTCGGGGGCTGCCCCCGCCCTCGCCGTGCGGCTCAAGGAGCGACTGGCCCGGCTCTTCCCCGAAAGCTACGGGGCGCTCGTGGCCTACCTCCGCACCCTGCGGCCCCGGATCGCCCAAATCCCTAGCTTTTCCGCGCGAAAGGAGCTCTGGTACCGCATCGTGGACCAGGCCCTGGAGGAACTGGACCTAGACCCTAAGGAGGGCCTGCCGAGGGCCATCCAAAGGGCAGAAGAAACCCTTTCGGAGGTGGAGGCGTGGACAAGGTGA
- a CDS encoding phosphoadenylyl-sulfate reductase — protein MDKVKAAKNLVQETLAQSQNPCFTCSFQAEDVVVLHLLLRERPDIPVLFLDTGYHFPEVYAYRDEMQRRLGFRLVNLVPELSREEQESRYGRLYETDPHRCCQIRKVEPLFRALEAHDTWFTGLRREQSPTRAGLQPVEEALLPSGHRLRKVSPLYDWTLKEVFAYLAVEDLPYLPLYDQGYLSIGCAPCTAKPLDPNDPRSGRWAGKGKLECGIHLHGKEG, from the coding sequence GTGGACAAGGTGAAGGCCGCCAAGAACCTGGTGCAAGAGACCCTCGCCCAGAGCCAAAACCCCTGCTTCACCTGTAGCTTCCAGGCGGAGGACGTGGTGGTCCTTCACCTGCTCCTCAGGGAAAGGCCCGACATCCCCGTCCTCTTCCTAGACACGGGCTACCACTTCCCCGAGGTGTACGCCTACCGGGACGAAATGCAAAGGCGCCTGGGTTTCCGCCTGGTAAACCTGGTCCCGGAGCTTTCCCGGGAGGAGCAGGAAAGCCGCTATGGAAGACTCTACGAGACGGATCCCCACCGCTGCTGCCAGATCCGCAAGGTGGAGCCCCTCTTCCGAGCCCTCGAGGCCCACGACACCTGGTTCACGGGCCTGAGGCGGGAGCAGTCCCCCACCCGGGCCGGCCTGCAACCCGTGGAGGAGGCCCTGTTGCCCTCGGGACATCGGCTGAGGAAGGTGAGTCCCCTCTACGACTGGACCCTGAAGGAGGTCTTCGCCTACCTGGCCGTGGAGGACCTGCCCTACCTTCCCCTCTACGACCAGGGCTACCTCTCCATCGGCTGCGCCCCCTGCACGGCCAAACCCCTAGACCCCAACGACCCCCGCTCGGGCCGCTGGGCGGGCAAGGGCAAGCTGGAGTGCGGCATCCATCTGCACGGAAAGGAGGGCTAG
- a CDS encoding sulfite exporter TauE/SafE family protein produces MAYLLGFLIAFAIGVTGVGAGTVTAPLLILALGLPPEVAVGTALLFGFLVKVPAGAVYLLRGQVAPWPLLRLLLGGVPGVVLGSLLLAHLKGAKDLVLLLVGLTVVFSAGLGLWRSLKGSFRGEERPGLLPPAAFGIGLEVGFSSAGAGALGTLLLLYATRLSPQKVVGTDLLFGLVLALVGGGVHLYFGQVEEGLLLALASGGVLGALTGALLATRLPREPLRVALLLWLLFIGGQLVYRGGAHG; encoded by the coding sequence ATGGCCTATCTTCTGGGCTTTCTCATCGCCTTCGCCATCGGGGTTACAGGGGTGGGGGCGGGAACGGTCACCGCGCCCCTCCTCATCCTCGCCCTGGGGCTTCCCCCGGAGGTGGCCGTGGGCACGGCGCTCCTCTTCGGCTTCCTGGTGAAGGTCCCGGCGGGGGCCGTCTACCTCCTCCGGGGGCAGGTGGCCCCCTGGCCCCTCCTCCGCCTCCTCCTCGGGGGGGTGCCGGGGGTGGTTCTGGGAAGCCTCCTCCTCGCCCACCTCAAGGGAGCCAAGGACCTGGTCCTCCTTCTCGTGGGGCTCACGGTGGTCTTTTCCGCCGGGCTTGGGCTTTGGCGGAGCCTTAAGGGGTCTTTTCGGGGAGAGGAGCGGCCCGGACTCCTTCCCCCGGCGGCCTTCGGGATCGGCCTCGAGGTGGGCTTCTCCTCCGCAGGGGCAGGCGCCCTGGGAACGCTCCTCCTCCTCTACGCCACCAGGCTTTCCCCGCAGAAGGTGGTGGGCACCGACCTCCTCTTCGGCCTCGTCCTGGCCCTGGTGGGGGGTGGGGTCCACCTCTATTTCGGCCAGGTGGAGGAGGGCCTCCTCCTCGCCCTGGCCTCGGGCGGCGTCCTAGGGGCCCTCACGGGGGCCCTCCTGGCCACGAGGCTTCCCCGAGAACCCCTGAGGGTGGCCCTCCTCCTCTGGCTCCTCTTCATCGGCGGGCAGCTGGTCTACCGGGGGGGAGCCCATGGGTAG
- the cobA gene encoding uroporphyrinogen-III C-methyltransferase, translating to MGRVYLVGAGPGDPELLTLKAYRLLKEAPVVLYDRLVDERVLALARGERVYVGKGEGESRKQDEIHRLLLAYARRYPLVVRLKGGDPMVFGRGGEEVCFLLRHGIPVEVVPGVTSALAPGLPLTHRGLAQGFAVVSGVLEGGGYPDLAPFAQVPTLVVLMGVGRRVWIARELLRLGRDPEEPTLFVERASTPREKRVLATLGQVAEDRVEVASPAVWAIGKVVGALAPWILKRAWAEV from the coding sequence ATGGGTAGGGTCTACCTGGTGGGAGCGGGGCCCGGGGACCCGGAGCTTCTGACCCTGAAGGCCTACCGCCTCCTCAAGGAGGCCCCCGTGGTCCTCTACGACCGCCTGGTGGACGAGAGGGTCCTGGCCCTGGCCCGGGGGGAGAGGGTCTACGTGGGCAAGGGGGAGGGGGAAAGCCGCAAGCAGGACGAGATCCACCGGCTCCTCCTGGCCTACGCCCGCCGCTACCCCCTGGTGGTGCGCCTGAAAGGGGGGGACCCCATGGTCTTCGGCCGGGGCGGGGAGGAGGTGTGCTTTCTCCTGAGGCACGGCATTCCTGTGGAGGTCGTCCCCGGGGTCACGAGCGCCCTGGCCCCGGGCCTTCCCCTGACCCACCGGGGCCTGGCCCAAGGCTTCGCCGTGGTCTCGGGGGTCCTGGAAGGCGGAGGCTACCCTGACCTTGCCCCCTTCGCCCAGGTCCCCACCCTGGTGGTCCTCATGGGCGTGGGGAGGCGGGTCTGGATTGCCCGGGAGCTCCTGCGCCTGGGACGGGACCCAGAGGAGCCCACGCTCTTCGTGGAGCGGGCCTCCACCCCGAGGGAGAAGCGGGTCCTGGCCACCCTGGGCCAGGTAGCCGAGGACCGGGTAGAGGTGGCCTCCCCGGCGGTCTGGGCCATCGGGAAGGTGGTGGGAGCCTTGGCTCCCTGGATCCTCAAAAGGGCTTGGGCGGAGGTTTAG
- the sat gene encoding sulfate adenylyltransferase, producing the protein MDRSLLRLEIGEDERLDLENLSTGAFHPVRGFMTREEALSVAHEMRLPTGEVWTIPILLQFPERPRVHSGEQVLLRHRGEEVALLEVAEVYELDLRALARAVFGTESEAHPGVARLYAKGPYALGGRVEVLKARERTPLEKTPEEVRAFFRERGWKRVVAFQTRNAPHRAHEYLIRLGLELADGVLVHPILGAKKQDDFPTGVIVEAYEALIGHFLPEERVALFGLATPMRYAGPKEAVFHALVRKNFGATHFLVGRDHAGVGDFYDPYAAHRIFDRLPPLGIEIVKVGAVFHCSLCGGIASERTCPEGHREKRLSISMTKVRALLREGKTPPPELVRPELLPILRKGLA; encoded by the coding sequence ATGGACAGATCTCTGCTGCGGCTGGAGATCGGCGAGGACGAAAGGCTGGACCTGGAGAACCTCTCCACGGGAGCCTTCCACCCGGTCAGGGGCTTCATGACCCGGGAAGAGGCCCTCAGCGTGGCCCACGAGATGCGCCTCCCCACGGGGGAGGTCTGGACCATACCCATTCTGCTGCAGTTCCCGGAAAGGCCTCGGGTGCACTCGGGAGAGCAGGTCCTCCTCCGCCACCGGGGGGAGGAGGTGGCCCTCTTGGAGGTGGCCGAGGTCTATGAGCTGGACCTGAGGGCCCTGGCCCGAGCGGTCTTCGGCACGGAGAGCGAGGCCCACCCGGGGGTGGCCCGCCTCTACGCCAAGGGCCCCTACGCCCTAGGGGGGCGGGTGGAGGTCCTCAAGGCCAGGGAGCGCACCCCCCTGGAGAAGACCCCGGAGGAGGTGCGGGCCTTCTTCCGGGAAAGAGGCTGGAAGCGGGTGGTGGCCTTCCAGACCCGCAACGCCCCTCACCGGGCCCACGAGTACCTGATAAGGCTCGGCCTGGAGCTCGCGGACGGGGTCTTAGTCCACCCCATCCTCGGGGCCAAGAAACAGGACGACTTCCCCACGGGAGTCATCGTGGAGGCCTACGAGGCGTTGATCGGCCACTTCCTCCCCGAGGAGCGGGTGGCCCTCTTCGGCCTCGCCACCCCCATGCGCTACGCCGGGCCCAAGGAGGCGGTCTTCCACGCCCTGGTGCGGAAGAACTTCGGGGCCACCCACTTCCTGGTGGGGCGGGACCACGCCGGGGTGGGGGACTTCTATGACCCTTACGCCGCCCACCGCATCTTTGACCGGCTTCCCCCCTTAGGGATTGAGATCGTCAAGGTGGGGGCGGTCTTCCACTGCTCCCTTTGCGGCGGCATCGCCTCGGAGAGGACTTGTCCCGAGGGGCACCGGGAGAAACGCCTTTCCATCAGCATGACCAAGGTCCGGGCCCTTCTCCGTGAGGGAAAGACTCCGCCCCCGGAGCTCGTCCGACCCGAGCTTCTTCCCATCCTTAGGAAGGGATTGGCTTAA
- a CDS encoding cobyrinate a,c-diamide synthase yields MNPPRLLLAAPHSGAGKTTAALALLLRFREMGLRVRPFKVGPDYIDPTHLERAAGLRPYNLDGFFLDEAGLLGLFAHGMRGADLALIEGVMGLFDGRDPWGKEGSAAQVARLLKAPVVLVVDAQGMAGSIAPLALGFAHHHPEVRVVGVVANRVGSERHAEILREALAPFGLPLLGWLPKDPALELPERHLGLVLAGEVEPPLEALGRAGWWDLEALLRLAQGAPPLPEAPPFLPERRPPRVRVAYAWDRAFRFYYPEALELLEALGAELLPFSPLEDEALPEAEALLLGGGYPELFAGRLSENRAMREAIRRFPGPILAECGGYMYLSRGLWVEGAFFPMVGLAPGEARMERRPVLGYREVEALRDNPVAQRGERLKGHEFHYARLSPSPSPAWRRVGGEEVEGFTDGRVLASFVHLYLPATPGAAERLLRSAAGGEGA; encoded by the coding sequence GTGAACCCGCCCCGCCTCCTCCTGGCCGCCCCCCACTCGGGCGCGGGGAAGACCACGGCGGCCCTGGCCCTCCTCCTCCGCTTCCGGGAGATGGGCCTAAGGGTGCGCCCCTTTAAGGTGGGCCCAGACTACATAGACCCCACCCACCTGGAGCGGGCCGCGGGGCTGAGGCCCTACAACCTGGACGGCTTCTTCCTGGACGAGGCGGGGCTCCTGGGCCTCTTCGCCCACGGGATGAGGGGGGCGGACCTGGCCCTCATAGAAGGGGTCATGGGCCTCTTTGACGGCCGGGACCCCTGGGGGAAGGAGGGCTCCGCCGCCCAGGTGGCCCGCCTCCTGAAGGCCCCGGTGGTCCTGGTGGTGGACGCCCAGGGGATGGCGGGCTCCATCGCCCCCCTGGCCCTGGGCTTCGCCCACCACCATCCGGAGGTGCGGGTGGTGGGGGTGGTGGCCAACCGGGTGGGTTCGGAGCGGCACGCCGAGATCCTCAGAGAGGCCCTGGCCCCCTTTGGCCTGCCCCTCCTGGGCTGGCTTCCCAAAGACCCCGCCCTGGAGCTTCCCGAGCGCCACCTGGGCCTGGTCCTGGCGGGGGAGGTGGAGCCGCCCCTAGAGGCCTTGGGGCGGGCGGGGTGGTGGGACTTGGAGGCCCTCCTCCGCCTGGCCCAAGGGGCTCCGCCCCTTCCCGAGGCCCCGCCCTTTCTCCCCGAAAGGCGCCCGCCCCGGGTGCGGGTGGCCTACGCCTGGGACCGGGCCTTCCGCTTCTACTACCCCGAGGCCCTGGAGCTCCTCGAGGCCCTGGGGGCCGAGCTCCTCCCCTTTAGCCCCCTCGAGGACGAGGCCCTCCCCGAGGCCGAGGCCCTCCTCCTCGGGGGCGGCTACCCGGAGCTCTTCGCCGGGAGGCTTTCGGAAAACCGGGCCATGCGGGAGGCCATCCGCCGCTTCCCTGGCCCCATCCTGGCCGAGTGCGGGGGGTACATGTACCTCTCCCGGGGGCTTTGGGTGGAGGGGGCCTTCTTCCCCATGGTGGGCCTCGCTCCGGGGGAGGCCCGCATGGAGCGGCGGCCCGTCCTGGGCTACCGGGAGGTGGAGGCCCTCAGGGATAACCCCGTGGCCCAAAGAGGGGAGAGGTTAAAGGGCCACGAGTTCCACTACGCCCGCCTTTCCCCCTCCCCAAGCCCCGCCTGGCGCCGGGTGGGGGGAGAGGAGGTGGAGGGCTTCACGGACGGGCGGGTTCTCGCGAGCTTCGTCCACCTCTACCTGCCCGCCACCCCGGGGGCGGCGGAGCGCCTTTTGCGCTCGGCGGCAGGGGGAGAGGGAGCTTAA
- a CDS encoding protoglobin domain-containing protein, with protein sequence MTDKNLARFYTIAQEIWSQLPPQARFRPVEDGKILARHRAFLEGLTEGLVQGFYDTLFAHPPTRAVFREGERPLREKTLRDWYLRTLAGPFNGQYFAWQALVGLVHVRRGVTNAMMTSMWNWLTEEVARKAQEALPPEEARALEGAFRRLAFTVAALISEEYLDAYLEALAEGMGQEPTSFRALAQREAERLLRELRPR encoded by the coding sequence ATGACGGATAAGAACCTGGCCCGCTTTTACACCATTGCCCAGGAGATCTGGAGCCAGCTTCCTCCTCAGGCCCGCTTCCGCCCCGTGGAGGACGGCAAGATTCTAGCTCGGCACCGCGCCTTTCTGGAGGGCCTGACCGAGGGGCTGGTCCAGGGCTTTTACGACACCCTCTTCGCCCACCCTCCCACCCGGGCCGTTTTTCGCGAGGGGGAGAGGCCTCTTCGGGAGAAGACCCTGAGGGACTGGTACCTCCGCACCTTGGCGGGGCCCTTCAACGGCCAGTACTTTGCCTGGCAGGCCCTGGTGGGCCTGGTTCACGTGCGGCGGGGGGTGACCAACGCCATGATGACCAGCATGTGGAACTGGCTCACGGAAGAGGTGGCCAGGAAGGCCCAGGAGGCCCTGCCCCCTGAGGAGGCCCGGGCCCTGGAGGGGGCTTTCCGCAGGCTCGCCTTCACCGTGGCCGCCCTTATCTCCGAGGAGTACCTGGACGCCTACCTCGAGGCCCTGGCAGAGGGCATGGGGCAGGAGCCCACCTCCTTCCGTGCCCTGGCGCAAAGGGAGGCGGAGAGGCTTCTGAGGGAGCTAAGGCCCCGGTGA
- the cobO gene encoding cob(I)yrinic acid a,c-diamide adenosyltransferase, whose amino-acid sequence MESPRRVKPYTKPSGERRGLLIVYTGDGKGKSTAAFGLALRAHGRGLRVRIFQFLKHQGARFGEHRALARLGIPIEGLGDGFTWKSRDLEASAQMAREGWARAKEALLSGAYDLVVLDEATYPLRYGWILLEEFLEALKARPSHVHVVVTGRGAPEPLLALADTVTEMRKVKHAFDLGVPAQKGIEH is encoded by the coding sequence ATGGAAAGCCCTAGGCGGGTGAAGCCCTACACCAAGCCATCGGGGGAAAGGCGGGGCCTCCTCATCGTCTACACCGGGGACGGCAAGGGGAAGAGCACGGCCGCCTTCGGCCTGGCCCTAAGGGCCCACGGCCGGGGGCTTAGGGTGCGGATCTTTCAGTTCCTGAAGCACCAGGGGGCCCGCTTTGGGGAGCACCGGGCGCTGGCGAGGTTGGGCATCCCCATAGAGGGCCTGGGGGACGGGTTCACCTGGAAAAGCCGGGACCTCGAGGCCTCCGCCCAAATGGCCCGGGAGGGGTGGGCGCGGGCCAAGGAAGCCCTCCTCTCCGGGGCCTACGACCTCGTGGTCCTAGACGAGGCCACCTATCCCCTGCGCTACGGCTGGATCCTCCTAGAGGAGTTCCTCGAGGCCCTAAAGGCCCGGCCTTCCCACGTCCACGTGGTGGTGACAGGCCGGGGCGCCCCCGAGCCCCTTTTGGCGCTGGCAGACACGGTGACGGAGATGCGGAAGGTGAAGCACGCCTTTGACCTGGGGGTACCGGCCCAGAAGGGCATAGAGCACTAG
- a CDS encoding adenosylcobinamide-GDP ribazoletransferase, protein MRPFLAALALLTALPVRGVFSQEEMRRGVGFFPLVGYLLGGVLALASLLPLPPGLEGALLLALWLGLTGFLHLDGLLDSADALLGAKPRERRLAILKDPHLGAFAFGVGGLYLLLKWQALAPPPPPLFLLLLPGFARFLVLPFLNLYPLAREGMAALVRGGPLLPALILALPLPLLFPLPTFLAVLAAFAVARLALSRLGGLTGDVLGAMIALAELGGLLGYALWKALGG, encoded by the coding sequence TTGCGCCCCTTCCTGGCCGCTCTAGCCCTCCTCACCGCCCTCCCTGTGCGGGGGGTCTTCTCCCAGGAGGAGATGAGACGGGGGGTGGGGTTCTTCCCCTTGGTGGGCTACCTCCTCGGGGGGGTTTTGGCCCTGGCCTCCCTCCTGCCCCTGCCTCCGGGCCTCGAGGGGGCCCTCCTCCTCGCCCTCTGGCTGGGCCTCACCGGCTTTTTGCACCTGGACGGCCTTCTGGACTCGGCGGACGCTCTCCTTGGGGCCAAGCCCCGGGAGAGGCGCCTGGCCATCCTCAAAGACCCCCACCTGGGGGCCTTCGCCTTCGGGGTGGGGGGGCTTTACCTCCTCCTCAAGTGGCAGGCCCTGGCCCCGCCTCCTCCGCCCCTCTTCCTCCTCCTCCTGCCCGGCTTCGCCCGCTTCCTGGTCCTCCCCTTCCTGAACCTTTACCCCTTGGCCCGGGAGGGGATGGCGGCCCTGGTGCGGGGTGGGCCCCTCCTTCCCGCCTTGATCTTGGCCTTGCCCTTGCCTCTCCTCTTTCCCCTGCCCACCTTCCTAGCCGTCCTCGCCGCCTTCGCCGTGGCCCGGCTCGCCCTTTCCCGCCTTGGGGGGCTTACTGGGGACGTGCTGGGGGCCATGATCGCCCTGGCCGAGCTTGGGGGTCTGCTAGGCTACGCCCTATGGAAAGCCCTAGGCGGGTGA
- a CDS encoding heavy metal-binding domain-containing protein: protein MILTTSGSVEGRQVEAYLGIVFGEAIVGANLFRDLFAQIRDIVGGRSGAYEAELRRARELALEEMKEEARRLGADAVIGIDVDYEVLGGNNSMLMVTASGTAVRLKPTGLTK, encoded by the coding sequence ATGATCCTCACCACGAGCGGTTCGGTAGAGGGACGCCAGGTGGAGGCCTACCTGGGCATCGTCTTCGGGGAGGCCATCGTGGGGGCCAACCTCTTCCGGGACCTCTTCGCCCAGATCCGGGACATCGTGGGGGGGCGGAGCGGGGCCTACGAGGCCGAGCTCCGCCGGGCCCGGGAGCTAGCCCTGGAGGAGATGAAGGAGGAGGCCCGCCGCCTGGGGGCGGACGCCGTCATCGGGATAGACGTGGACTACGAGGTGCTGGGCGGCAACAACTCCATGCTGATGGTGACGGCAAGCGGCACCGCCGTGCGCCTCAAGCCTACGGGGCTGACCAAGTAG
- the cobT gene encoding nicotinate-nucleotide--dimethylbenzimidazole phosphoribosyltransferase yields MARERMQQLTKPPRSLGFLEEVALRLAAIQGRVKPELGRGAVVVAAADHGVVAEGVSAYPQEVTWQMVLNFLRGGAAINQFAKVADCEVYVLDAGVIGDLPDHPRLLKAKVREGSANLAQGPAMTLEEAEKALQAGRLAARRALEEGATVLAAGDMGIGNTTAAAALAAALLGLPPERVVGRGTGVGEEGLSRKREAVRRALARLRPGMGPLEVAAEVGGLELLAIAGVYLEGAAWGVPLVLDGFPVSTGFLLASRLDPGVLGYAFAGHLSREPGHRAVLEALGLRPLLDLDLALGEGTGAVLAMPLLRAAARILHMATFAEAGVSGSQ; encoded by the coding sequence ATGGCCCGGGAGCGCATGCAGCAGCTGACCAAGCCTCCCCGCTCCTTGGGCTTCCTGGAGGAAGTCGCCCTGCGCCTAGCCGCCATCCAGGGCCGGGTGAAGCCCGAGCTGGGTCGGGGGGCGGTGGTGGTGGCCGCCGCCGACCACGGGGTGGTGGCCGAGGGGGTTTCCGCCTATCCCCAGGAGGTGACCTGGCAGATGGTCCTGAACTTCCTCCGTGGGGGGGCGGCCATCAACCAGTTCGCCAAAGTGGCCGACTGCGAGGTCTACGTCTTGGACGCAGGGGTCATTGGGGATCTTCCCGATCACCCCAGGCTCCTCAAGGCCAAGGTGCGGGAGGGGAGCGCCAACCTGGCCCAGGGCCCCGCCATGACCCTGGAGGAAGCGGAAAAGGCCCTCCAGGCAGGCCGCCTGGCGGCCAGGCGGGCCCTCGAGGAGGGGGCCACGGTGCTGGCCGCGGGGGACATGGGCATCGGCAACACCACGGCGGCCGCGGCCCTGGCCGCCGCCCTCCTGGGCCTGCCTCCGGAGCGGGTGGTGGGCCGGGGGACGGGGGTGGGGGAGGAGGGCCTCTCGCGGAAGCGGGAGGCGGTGAGGCGGGCCCTCGCCCGCCTCCGCCCCGGCATGGGTCCTTTGGAGGTGGCCGCCGAGGTGGGGGGGCTGGAACTCCTGGCCATCGCTGGGGTCTACCTGGAGGGGGCGGCGTGGGGCGTCCCCCTCGTCTTGGACGGTTTTCCTGTCTCCACGGGCTTCCTCCTGGCGAGCCGCCTAGACCCCGGGGTCTTGGGCTACGCCTTCGCCGGCCACCTCTCCCGGGAGCCCGGGCACAGGGCGGTCCTCGAGGCCTTGGGCCTGAGGCCCCTTTTGGACCTGGACCTGGCCCTGGGGGAGGGGACGGGGGCGGTTTTGGCCATGCCCCTCCTCCGGGCGGCGGCCCGCATCCTCCACATGGCCACCTTCGCCGAGGCGGGGGTGAGCGGGTCCCAATAG
- a CDS encoding histidine phosphatase family protein, whose protein sequence is MELWLVRHGETLWNREGRLLGWTDLPLTPEGEAQARALKGLLPPLPAYSSDLLRALRTAELAGFRPEATWALREIHFGALEGALWEALEPAYKEALLRFQGFHPPGGESLEDFQERVFRFLEGLKAPALLFTHGGVVRAALRALGEDGLVPPGSVLVVDWPRRVLDRLLPQG, encoded by the coding sequence GTGGAGCTCTGGCTGGTGCGCCACGGCGAGACCCTCTGGAACCGGGAGGGAAGGCTTCTGGGCTGGACGGACCTCCCCCTCACCCCGGAGGGCGAAGCCCAGGCCCGGGCCCTGAAGGGGCTCCTTCCCCCCCTCCCCGCCTATAGCTCCGACCTCCTTCGGGCCCTCCGCACGGCGGAGCTTGCGGGCTTCCGCCCCGAGGCCACCTGGGCTCTGAGGGAGATCCACTTCGGGGCCCTCGAGGGCGCCCTCTGGGAGGCCCTGGAACCCGCCTACAAGGAGGCCCTCCTCCGCTTCCAGGGCTTCCACCCGCCGGGCGGGGAGAGCCTGGAAGATTTCCAAGAAAGGGTTTTCCGCTTCCTGGAGGGGCTAAAGGCCCCAGCCCTCCTCTTCACCCACGGCGGGGTGGTGCGGGCCGCGCTCAGGGCCCTCGGGGAAGACGGCCTCGTCCCTCCAGGAAGCGTCCTGGTGGTGGACTGGCCCAGGAGGGTCCTGGACCGGCTTTTACCCCAAGGATGA